From Aptenodytes patagonicus chromosome 1, bAptPat1.pri.cur, whole genome shotgun sequence, one genomic window encodes:
- the RABL3 gene encoding rab-like protein 3 isoform X2: MAALDRVKVLVLGDSGVGKSSLVHLLCQNQIHDYKEGTPEEKTYYIELWDVGGSVGCATSVKSTRAVFYNLLNGIILVHDLTNKKSSQNLYRWSLEALNRDVAPTGVLVTNGDYDREQFADNQIPLLVIGTKLDQIPETKRNEVLTRTAFLAEDFNAEEINLDCTNPRYLAAGSSNAVKLSRFFDKVIEKRYFLRDGNQIPGFSERKRFGGGTLKSLHYD, from the exons ATGGCGGCTTTGGATAGGGTCAAGGTGCTGGTGTTAGGCGACTCCG GTGTCGGAAAATCTTCGCTTGTTCACCTCTTATGCCAAAACCAG ATCCATGACTACAAAGAAGGGACTCCAGAAGAGAAGACCTACTACATTGAGCTGTGGGATGTTGGAGGTTCAGTGGGTTGTGCCACTAGTGTGAAAAGCACACGAGCAGTATTTTATAACTTGCTGAACG GAATAATTTTAGTGCATGACTTAACCAACAAGAAATCATCCCAGAATTTGTATCGCTGGTCTTTGGAAGCACTCAACAGAGATGTCGCTCCAACAGGAGTTCTCGTGACAAATGG TGACTATGACCGTGAACAGTTTGCTGATAACCAGATTCCGCTGCTGGTAATAGGAACAAAGCTGGATCAGATCCCAGAAACTAAGCGGAATGAAGTTTTGACTAGAACAGCTTTCTTGGCTGAGGATTTCAATGCCGAAGAGATAAATTTG GATTGCACCAATCCTCGTTACCTGGCTGCAGGTTCATCCAATGCTGTCAAGCTAAGCAGGTTTTTTGATAAG GTCATAGAGAAGAGATACTTCTTGAGAGATGGCAATCAG ATTCCTGGcttctctgaaaggaaaaggtttGGAGGAGGAACACTGAAGAGCCTTCATTATGATTGA
- the RABL3 gene encoding rab-like protein 3 isoform X1 produces MAALDRVKVLVLGDSGVGKSSLVHLLCQNQVLGNPSWTVGCSVDVRIHDYKEGTPEEKTYYIELWDVGGSVGCATSVKSTRAVFYNLLNGIILVHDLTNKKSSQNLYRWSLEALNRDVAPTGVLVTNGDYDREQFADNQIPLLVIGTKLDQIPETKRNEVLTRTAFLAEDFNAEEINLDCTNPRYLAAGSSNAVKLSRFFDKVIEKRYFLRDGNQIPGFSERKRFGGGTLKSLHYD; encoded by the exons ATGGCGGCTTTGGATAGGGTCAAGGTGCTGGTGTTAGGCGACTCCG GTGTCGGAAAATCTTCGCTTGTTCACCTCTTATGCCAAAACCAGGTATTGGGAAACCCGTCCTGGACAGTGGGCTGCTCGGTGGACGTTCGA ATCCATGACTACAAAGAAGGGACTCCAGAAGAGAAGACCTACTACATTGAGCTGTGGGATGTTGGAGGTTCAGTGGGTTGTGCCACTAGTGTGAAAAGCACACGAGCAGTATTTTATAACTTGCTGAACG GAATAATTTTAGTGCATGACTTAACCAACAAGAAATCATCCCAGAATTTGTATCGCTGGTCTTTGGAAGCACTCAACAGAGATGTCGCTCCAACAGGAGTTCTCGTGACAAATGG TGACTATGACCGTGAACAGTTTGCTGATAACCAGATTCCGCTGCTGGTAATAGGAACAAAGCTGGATCAGATCCCAGAAACTAAGCGGAATGAAGTTTTGACTAGAACAGCTTTCTTGGCTGAGGATTTCAATGCCGAAGAGATAAATTTG GATTGCACCAATCCTCGTTACCTGGCTGCAGGTTCATCCAATGCTGTCAAGCTAAGCAGGTTTTTTGATAAG GTCATAGAGAAGAGATACTTCTTGAGAGATGGCAATCAG ATTCCTGGcttctctgaaaggaaaaggtttGGAGGAGGAACACTGAAGAGCCTTCATTATGATTGA